CTGAGTGCACCTACTGTTTCATGGACATGATTTGTGCCAATGCTAACTACAGAATTACTTTTATCAATGAGTCGTTTGATGTTTTTTACAGATGATTGAGTTTTATCGGCTAGTTTTGAAATTTCTTCTGCTACCACAGCAAACCCCATTCCCGCATCACCAGCCCGTGCTGCTTCAATACTTGCATTTAATGCTAGTAAGTTGGTTCTTTCTGAGATTTCAGTAATGAGGTCTACGATCCCTGTGATTTCCTTGGTAACCGATCGAATCTCAGACATTGCATTATCTGTGTTTTGAATGGAGACATTCCCTAAATTTGCCAAATTTGTAGAAGTAATGGATTGGTCAGTTAACTGCAGGAGAGCCATTTCAATATTGTAAATAGAACCTTCAATTGTTTTCATTTCTTCGGTAATTTTAACTATGTTTTTTGTTTCATTTGTTATGAATTGAAACATGATTTCAAAGGAAGTGGTTAGTTCTTCCAAGGATGCAGCAGATTCTTCGGAAATGGAAGCTAATGAAGATGCATTATCGGAAACAGAAATTGCATCTTGTTTTAATTTATAAGATACTTTTTCTGCATCACTTACCGATATCTTCAATTGATTCATGATAGCATTTAGATTTGACAAAAAGAGATTAATCGAATTTGTGATTCTGCCAATTTCATTGGTTCCAAAATTAGGAAGAGTTTTTGTTAGATCGGCTTCACCACTAGAAAGTTCATTTACTTTACTAAGGACAGAAATTAAAGGATTGTTAATGCTTCTTAATATAAAAACAACAAATAAGGTGGATAATAATAAAGAAACCAAAACCAAGATAATGTTCCAGTTCCTTTGGAAAGATAATAACTGAATTCGATCGTTCACAAGTTTCTCGAGAATCATAATCGAACGATCTTGAATATCGCCAGCAAAAGAGTTACCTGTGTTCAGAATAACAAATAGTTTATCGGCAGAAGCCGGTTTGTTTGTAGTTAGAATGAATGTTTCTTTTAATTCTTTGATATAAACTTCACAAGCGGATTTAGCGAGTTGGTTTGCTTTTTTAAGTTCTTCCACATAAGGCGAAGTATCTTCGACGGACTTCGTATACGATTTTTGAATTTCTTTGCAAGTAGATTCTATAAAGTTAATTGATATCAATGCTTTAGTATAACTAATGCTAGAGTATTGTTTGCTTTTTATATTTGTATTCAAATATTCATCACGAACTACCTCATTTAAGAAACCAATATTCTTAAGTATTTCAGGAACTCTGAAAAATATAATTTCCATTTGGTAATAGGAGTTAACTTCTGGATCAAGAATCAGATTAGAGAAGTCACCTACTTTTAGAGCAAGTTCTTGTGTGTCGTTTAGAAAGTTTCTAGATGTCGTTTGATCAAAGTTTTCGATTTTTGAATATTTGTTCCAAGTTATAATCTCTTTTGTGTCTTTTGGGAGTAGGTCCGTTTCTGAAATTTTCATTTTAGCCGTTTCCATTAGAGGAATCAAATCTTCGGTGTTCTCTTGACCAATTTTTAAACGTTTTAATCCTTCGCGGTATGAAAGATAGATTGGCTTCAATGCCTGGATTCCTAATTGCTCTTTTTTAGAAAATTCAATCGTTCCATTTAAAGATCGTACTAAAATAAGCAAAATGATGAATAGTGATGCAATGAGTGGAATCGGTAAAAGTAGAAGTCTACTTTGGATGGAAAACTTTGATAGAAACTTTGACATAGAACCCTTTATCTTCCTGCAGTAGACGAAAAAAATCTACTTCACTTCTAACGATAATTGATTTTCAATAAAGCAATCATTTAATTTTATAGAGGAATGAACGGGAGGGTTTATGAACAAACCCCTGATACTAATTCTGTTGTTTGCCACAGCTTCCTGTGCTCGCACTTTGGAAGTAAAAAATCAAGATAGTCTCTTTGAAAATTGTATGAAGACTTTCCAAGACGAAATCAAATGTCGGGAATTTATGTCGTCATCGGCGAAAGAAATTCAATCCGAAGACGAAAAACGAGAAGCAGTTTTGGCCCAGCTAACAGCAGAGCAATTGGCTGGTATGAAACTTCGAAAGGAGATAAAAGACACTTTGCCGGGAAAAAATGGTAATTTTGTAAGAGAGTATATTGGTTCTCCCGATGAAATCAAACGTGGTGGTGATAGGGAATACTGGGTGTATAAACGACCTATCAGTAAGTTTTCAAGTGACTCTCCACCTGATAAAGAAATTACAGTGATTTTTCGACGTTCCTTTGTTGAGAAAGTAGATTATAAAAAGCCATAACCTTCATACACTTTAAAACATACTAAAAAGCCGGTGTTTGTGATTTAATTACAGATTAGATTCGGATGTTTGGAAGGTAAGAAAATAGTCAGGAGAGAGTATCTCCTGACTTAAGTTTTGTTAGTATATTAAGTAGTCTTTTAAGTCTACCTCGACACCAGCAGTCGTCGTATACTTTTTGTTACAAGCGGAAAAAGCACCAGCAAGGGCTTGTTGCGCAAGGCCATAAGTGAATTGTGGTAAATTACATGGTTGAATAGGGTCATTTACTTTAGAAAGAACGCACTCTTTTAATGCTTTCAATTCGTCAGTTGTTCTTCCATCTAACTTTTTAGAGGAGCAACCTATGCCAGCATTAAAGTATTCTTTTCCACCTACACATGAGTTAGCTGCAGTATAAGCAGCAACACAATTTGCTGTAACCTCTGAGTCGACCACTGAGTTGTTTACTAAGTAAAGTAGAGCCGTTGGGTTATCTTCTTTTTTGGAACCAGAATCAGAGCAGCTAACAAAGTTTGCTGTCATCAGGAGAGCCAAAGAGATTCCTACTAAACCAGATTTAAAGGATTTGTTGTTCATTTTCATCATATTCTCCTTAGAATTTAGCTACCATACCGACAATGATACCGTTTTGGTAAGAAGCCGGTCTTCCGGAAGTGTCTACGAATTGTTGACCAGGACCCCAATCTCTTCTTAAATCTACTTTCACTTGGAGGTTTTCCGTTAGGTCAAAAGTAGGTGTGAAGGTAAGAGTTTTGATTTGTCCGTAGTTACTAACTGCTCTTGTTCCAATGGAATCTTGGAATTTAAGATCATATCTGTCTGCTGGTGTTACAGCAAATAGAGGAGGGTTAACTACGAGTGATCCACCGTAACGTTTGTCATCAAGATACTCAAAACGGAAACCAAGGGCAAAGAAGTTCGTGAATTGATACTTCGCTTGTAATTGGTATGTTTGGTAAATTCTTTTCAGTTTGTTTTCACGGCTTAAGTTAGTATCTTTTGTCAGACCAGCAGCGACTAAACCTGGATCCAAATCAGGAACAAGTCCTGGCATCGCTGTATCTAACTTAGTTTTAGTAACTCCACCTGCTTCGTATCCAAACGCAGCGGTGTTTGTTTGGCCTGATCTTTCACCATAAGTATAGTCAAAGATGGTAGTCAATTTATCAGTTGGTTTGAAGATCAAAATTAAGTTTTGGATCATCCAGTGGTCAGTGTGGAACGATGATTGTTTCGGAAAGGATGATCCTGTAGATTGTTCTAAATAGTATAGAGCATTGTTTTGTCTGCCTTTGATGTTATCGTTAGCTTGCAATGTGTTCCATACAACTTGAAATTTATCAGGTACTACATCATACTTAACTTGAGTTCCAATCGCTCTTGTAGGGTTTGGTCCGTCAGCATAAGCATGTTGTGAAGTGCTAGTTAAACTAGATCCACCCGCAGCATCACCGTAAGGTGATAATCCGTTGTAACCAAATTGTTGGCCGTTTCCTGTGTATCCAGTTCCTTGGGCACTGTTGTAGAGATAAAGACCAGTGGATAGTCTATCATTGATTTGAAGGTTTGCTCTTGCACCTGTATGGATAAATGGAATTGTGTTAAAGAACACATAACCTATCGTGTAAGCGATGTTATCCTTTGAGTCAAGTAGCTCTAAACCAATATGTGTTGCCATTTTACCTACGTCAACTGTCAACCCTTTGAATACAGGGAAGTATGCTGAAACATAAGCTTGTTGTAACAACTGCATGTTATGTAAAGAGTTTGTTGTTTGATACGGACGTTCTTGGTACATGTTGTTCTGTCCGTTTTGCATATCCAAGCGGAAACCCCACGGACTTTCTTTATCCGCCAACTTCTCCATAGAAAGTTTCACTGCGTTTACAGCGAACTGCTTGTTGTAAGTGTGGAAAGTTCCCGCTGTATCTTGGGTAGCCCCTTGCCGGTTATTTGTAGTATAGTTATAGTATACGTCCACATATCCGGAAAAATTTACCAACTCATACCAAGACTTATCCTTTTCCTTTTTATCCTGAGCAAAAAGGGAAGCCTGGGAAAATAAGGTAGCAACGATCGTCGCCAACAGAGTGTATTTATTTCTCATTTGCCATTTCTCCTATGTGAACTTGTTGTGCAAGTTGTGTACCAGGTTGGCGGAGTTTCTTCCTGACCCAGGAAGAAAAAAAGAGAAACACTGTATTTGAATGGGTTCTTGGAGAAAAAAAAATAGTTTTTGATTAATTAAGGAACATTACTGGAGCGGATATTGGCAGATTTTTGAAATTATTTGGTCAAATTGCTTATAAATTCAGCAGAGTGATGCAATAGTCTTGAATATTCATTTTCTTTAGGCGAGTGTAGGACAAGATCTAAAAGATAATTTAGAACCATTCCATAATTGGTTTTTGCCAGTTCAGGGTAGGTTTCGGACAAATGATTTCCGTTGAATTTTATGTCTGTGAGGAGAAGAGGTGGCTCCTCTTCCCAAATTCTAATCATCTGCGATATGCTTTCGCCAAATATTGGTTTAAGTTTAAGAATAAATTCAGCATCAATCTGGATTCGTAACTGGAAGTGCCGTTTAACGGGCGCTAAATACTCTTTTTTTAAGACAAATTCGTTTGGTTCATCGGAATTTTTAATTGTTTCCCATTTGGATAAAAATTCATAAAATAATAAACAGTCCTTTGTATTCTGGCCAGAAAATTTTAGAGTTTTTAGTATTGTTTCTAATTCTTTTAAAGAGATCCCATCAAATAGAGAAAAAAAAGCTAATGCCAATTGCAGCCCAATTAACTCTTTGGAAGTTTGGTCTAATCTTTCTAAAATATCATCTTTCGTAACTAATTGAGCCGGTAGGTCCGGAAGAAAAATTTGGAAGATACTTTCCTCAGCCAACAATTGAATCATACGGGATGGTTTGGGACCTAAAAAAGATTTTAGAACCTCATCTTGGAAACGCTCTAAAGATATTTTTTTTGTAATTTGTTTGGTTTCGTGAATAGCTTTTTTGGTTTCTGGTTCGATCGAAAAATTTAAAGTACTGGCAAACCTTAATGCTCTGATTGGCCTTAAACCATCTTCTGTAAAACGTTTCATTGGATTTCCGATGGTACGAATTATTTTTTGTTCGATATCCCTGATTCCAAGGTGCTCATCTACGAGAAGTCCCGATTTTATATCAAACGCAAGGGCATTCATTGTAAAATCTCTTCGTTTTAAATCTTCAGATAATGTGGTTCCAAATTCTACATGGTCCGGTCGTCTACCGTCTGTATAATCTTTGTCGATCCGATACGTTGTTATTTCATAATTGATTTTGTCCAAAACAACGGTTACAGTACCATGTTCGATTCCTGTGTCTATGACTGTTCGAAACAATCGTTTTACTTGTTTGGGTTCCGCATTTGTAGTTAGATCGTATTCTTTGGGAATTTTCCCCATGACTAAATCACGTACTGACCCACCAACAAGATAACATTCAAACCCTGCTCCTTTCAACGCAGAATCAATTTGTAGTAGATGGTTTAGGTAATTTTGGGGGACTAGGGAATGAATGTCTATTGGCAATTTCTACATTTGCCTCTAAAAACAATTTCGACTGATTCTGTGGAAAAACCTTTCAAGTGTTTGGCGGATGGAATTCCATTCCAAGGGTCATCGATACATTCTATTTTACCACAGACATTACAAATCAAATGTCCATGTGCAGCCGAGACAATGTGGTTTCCATCAGACTTTAACTCAAAGTAGGTGACTCGATCTGTGGAATGGAGAGAGTTTAAAAGATTTTTTTCTTCTAAGTCGGATAAAGCTCTGTAAATGGTAACACGATCCCAAGACTCTTCTTTGGGCAGTTTTTCCATGATTTCCTGGTGGTTTAACGGCCTAGGCGATCCTTGCAGAATGGACAAAACCTGTTCACGATTTTTTGTTACTTTGAGTCCGATTTTTTTTAATATTTGAGAAGGATCTCCAGCCATGATTTGTTTATCCTGTGATGGGGGAAGATTGTCTATTCTAAAATCACGTTTGCTTTCCAGATTTCCCAATACCGAATTCCCATCCGAGTATGGACTTGTAAAAACTCTTCAATTTCCTTTCCCTTCTTTTTTTCTACAATTACGGGAGCAATGCCCAAATCCAATCTTCGGTTGAGAATGGAGTCAATTTCTTCTCTTGCCAATTGGGTGATTCGTTCGCAGTCTTCTTTTCTTTCGGTAAGCTGGGTTTTATATTTTTCGCAGAAGGTGGCAGATTGGAAAGCTGAACTGGATTCTAATAGATCATCCAACTGACGAGAGACTGATTTTTTACAATGGGATAAGAAGATTACTATGACTAAAATGGAGACCGCATTGGTAAAAATTCGAAAAATCAAACCTTGGCGTCCTGTGCTATGTTTGCCAATTGATCAGCTCGAGTATTTTGTTCGCGAGGGATGTATTGGATTTCAAAATTAGGAATGGAAGATTTTAAAGATTCGCATTTGTTTTTGAAAACGAGTAAGTCTTTGTTTTTTACTTTGTATTCACCTTTCATCTGTTTGACGACAAGTTCGGAGTCCAAACGAAATCTAATCTTTTGTAGATTTTGTTTGATTGCTTCTTCCATACCTCTATGTAAGGCCTGCCATTCAGCCACATTGTTCGTGGCATTTCCAATCTTTTCAGATAAAAAGAAAAATTCGATTCCATCATTGTTTTGGAAGGAAACACCAATGGCAGCAGGGCCAGGATTTCCGCGGGAACTACCGTCACAGTAAATGAAGGTGGTATCTTTTGTCGACATAGCCGACAGTCTTTTCTGTGATCTCTCTCTCACCAATCAAAAACACGAACTGAATTTAAAAAAATCTTTTGGATTTTGATTTTTGAAGGACTTTTTTGCGGTGTCGTGGTAAACGGAGCGTATTGGGTGGCGGGTGGATAACCCCACCCAGTCTAGATAGGGCGGGGATATCTTCCTAAAAATCCCAACCTCCCCTAAAAAAAGGAAATTCCATGACCGAACGGGGATTTGGTGCCCTTACCATGTTTGAGAACCGCCTTCGTAAGCTGAAGAAAGAGCGCGAAAAATGGGCGAAACGAGAATCCATCGAGTGTTATCGAATTTACTCGGAAGACATTCCACAAGTATCTTGCATTTTGGATCGGTATCCCAATGGTTTGGTTTTATACGATAAAAGTTCCTTACGTTTCCAAGCGGAAGAAGGACATGACGAACGCTTTGATCGCATTGCCTCTATTGTTCGAGACGTATTTCAGATTTCAGAAGAACAATTGTTTCTAAAGAGACGTAAAAAACAAAAAGGTACTGACCAATATGATAAATTATCCATCGAAGGAAACTTTGAATGGGTAAAAGAATCTAACTTGGAATTTCAAATCAATCTCTCTGATTATTTAGACACAGGTCTTTTTTTAGACCACAGAATCACAAGGGATTGGTTGAGAAAAAAATCTAAGGGGAAGTCGGTATTAAATCTTTTTTCTTATACAGGAGCATTTTCCGTTTATGCAGCGTCAGGTGGAGCCACAAAAACAAAGAGTATAGATCTTTCCAAAACCTATTGTGATTGGGCGTTGAAAAATTTAGAACACAATGGTTTCAAATCAGCAAACCATCAAATGATCAATGCAGATATTTTGCAATGGATGGAAGAGGAAACAAAAAATCCCAACAGGGAACGTTATGATTTAATTTTTCTCGATCCACCTACATTTTCCAATAGTAAAAAAATGAGAGAAGAGTGGGACGTTCAAACCAAACATAGAAATCTTCTTTTATTACTTTTAACAAAATTTCTTTCCGATGATGGGGAAATTTGGTTCTCTACTAATTTTAGAAAGTTCAAAATGGAGGTCGATGAGGAAGAGTGGAAACAACGCGGATTCCAGTGTATTAATCGAACAAAGGAGTCGATTCCGGTAGACTTTCGAGATGAAAAGATCCACCAGTTGTTTTGTATCCGACCGGAGTCTACTTCCTAAACTTCAATACTTAACAAAAGGATCAATTCGTTCGGCGAGGATCCTTCTATTTTCACCTGACTGTAAAGATAAAATTCCTCTCATGATGGCTTGTCGTTCGTTGCTTTCTTGTTTGGCGATCACTTTGAGTTGGTTGGAAATAGGAAGTAAGATTAGGTTGGCAAAAGAAATTCCATAGAAGGTTGCAATAAATGCAGTTGCAATACCTTGCCCAAGAACTTTTGTCCCGCCATCTAAATTTTCCAAAACAGTCACAAGGCCAAGTACAGTTCCAATAATCCCCACAGTGGGAGAAAACCCAGCTGCGGTTTCGAATACTTTTGCTGATTTTAAATCGTTTTTTTCTTCTTCTTCATGCGCTTCCCAAAGAATTTCTTCAATGGTTCGGGGATCAGATCCATCCACAATCAACTGGATTCCTTTTTGTAAAAAAGGATTGTCTAGTTTTTTGGCTTCATCTTCTAAAGATAAAAGTCCGTCTTTTCTTGCCTTTTCCCAAAAACGAAAGAAAATAAGTTTTAGATCGTTTTCTTTTTTTCTAGAAAGGACAAATCTTGTATCTCTTACAGCTTTCGTTACTTGGGAGATGGAGTAAGATGCAAAAGTGGCACCTAACGTACCGCCTACGATCAGTAACATAGCAGGTAAGTGGAAGAAGGACCGTAAGGAAGCACCTTCAATCAAAATAGCAACAAAAACCGATAAAACGGCTGCGAGTATTCCGAGTAGTGTGGAATGGATCATTGGATTCTTGCCTCTCTCACATCAGGTCGAGTGCTCAACCGTCTCAGTGAATCTTTTTTTTCTATAACTTCGTTTTTGAGCCGTTCCCAAATCACAGAATCTGGATTTTCTCTCATCCTTGCTCCTATGATTGGTTCAACTTCTTTCCAATTTTCTTGGTTGATTAATAATCGAATACGAGCTAACTCTAGTTCGCTTGCTTGGTCAATTTGGTTGTTAGATCTATAGAATTTTTCCAAAGAACTCATTGTAAGAAGTGCATGATTCCAATCTCCCAAGGATTCGAACATAGGAATCAAAGAGTTCCAAGCAAACTCTTGAAATTCTGCATCCGAACTAAGATCTTCCAGGATGGGAATGTATTCTGCCTCAGGAGTTGTGAATTTCAAACTATTAAAGGCAATCCGCAACAAATCCGGTTTTGGTGGTTCGAATTTCCTAGCAACGGCAATGGCATCTAATGCTAGTTTGTTTTGCCCGATGTTATGGTAAAACCTTGCGTATTCCGCAAACGACTCATAATACAAATGTTTGATTTCTAAAGCGTCTTTTCGTAAATCACCAGATGAATATTTTAAAATGGAATCGAGTGCAGTAACAACTTCCAGGGTTGTAGCATTGTCTAATTTCTCTGCAAAATACTTTAGTTTCCAATCTGCCGGAAGTGTTGGCGCAAATCCAATTTTTGATTCCATATAACTAGGATAGTAAATGTCGAAGTTCCAATAGGACTTTCTGTTTAAAAGTGACAGTGCATTGATGTGATGAAACTGATTGGATTTATTTCTAGTGGTTAAGATGAGGAATGGATGTTGTTCTTGGCTCAGTCTTTCTATATAAGAAATAATTTGTGATTGGTTGGAACTCAGTCCTAATACAATAGTTTTGCCTTTGATTTCCGAACGTTTTGGTAGAAAGGGATTGGATTCAAAAGGTAAAACGGATTTATAAAATATAAATTCCTCTTCGTTGAATGATATGTTTGTAATCGCAAAAGGAATGGGGTCGAAGATTTCTTTTTTTGAAAATGGAGAGTTGGTTCGTATTGTCGGTGGTGAAAAGAAAAGTAATACGATCAATGATGCGGCGGCCAACATCATTATCCTCGGCAGGCGTACAATGTGTTTTTGCATTAAGTAAGGGTACATCAAAACCGGAACAAATAACAATG
Above is a window of Leptospira wolbachii serovar Codice str. CDC DNA encoding:
- a CDS encoding methyl-accepting chemotaxis protein; translation: MSKFLSKFSIQSRLLLLPIPLIASLFIILLILVRSLNGTIEFSKKEQLGIQALKPIYLSYREGLKRLKIGQENTEDLIPLMETAKMKISETDLLPKDTKEIITWNKYSKIENFDQTTSRNFLNDTQELALKVGDFSNLILDPEVNSYYQMEIIFFRVPEILKNIGFLNEVVRDEYLNTNIKSKQYSSISYTKALISINFIESTCKEIQKSYTKSVEDTSPYVEELKKANQLAKSACEVYIKELKETFILTTNKPASADKLFVILNTGNSFAGDIQDRSIMILEKLVNDRIQLLSFQRNWNIILVLVSLLLSTLFVVFILRSINNPLISVLSKVNELSSGEADLTKTLPNFGTNEIGRITNSINLFLSNLNAIMNQLKISVSDAEKVSYKLKQDAISVSDNASSLASISEESAASLEELTTSFEIMFQFITNETKNIVKITEEMKTIEGSIYNIEMALLQLTDQSITSTNLANLGNVSIQNTDNAMSEIRSVTKEITGIVDLITEISERTNLLALNASIEAARAGDAGMGFAVVAEEISKLADKTQSSVKNIKRLIDKSNSVVSIGTNHVHETVGALSEIVEQSNRMQVGVNHLKEEMTTQTNSLLNVTTELNGLQEMAETIEFSSREQKKASEDMVNTINTLSGSAQELANNSEDLNQVSQKIGEIAGTIATVTNSFRTH
- a CDS encoding outer membrane beta-barrel protein, encoding MRNKYTLLATIVATLFSQASLFAQDKKEKDKSWYELVNFSGYVDVYYNYTTNNRQGATQDTAGTFHTYNKQFAVNAVKLSMEKLADKESPWGFRLDMQNGQNNMYQERPYQTTNSLHNMQLLQQAYVSAYFPVFKGLTVDVGKMATHIGLELLDSKDNIAYTIGYVFFNTIPFIHTGARANLQINDRLSTGLYLYNSAQGTGYTGNGQQFGYNGLSPYGDAAGGSSLTSTSQHAYADGPNPTRAIGTQVKYDVVPDKFQVVWNTLQANDNIKGRQNNALYYLEQSTGSSFPKQSSFHTDHWMIQNLILIFKPTDKLTTIFDYTYGERSGQTNTAAFGYEAGGVTKTKLDTAMPGLVPDLDPGLVAAGLTKDTNLSRENKLKRIYQTYQLQAKYQFTNFFALGFRFEYLDDKRYGGSLVVNPPLFAVTPADRYDLKFQDSIGTRAVSNYGQIKTLTFTPTFDLTENLQVKVDLRRDWGPGQQFVDTSGRPASYQNGIIVGMVAKF
- a CDS encoding CCA tRNA nucleotidyltransferase, translated to MPIDIHSLVPQNYLNHLLQIDSALKGAGFECYLVGGSVRDLVMGKIPKEYDLTTNAEPKQVKRLFRTVIDTGIEHGTVTVVLDKINYEITTYRIDKDYTDGRRPDHVEFGTTLSEDLKRRDFTMNALAFDIKSGLLVDEHLGIRDIEQKIIRTIGNPMKRFTEDGLRPIRALRFASTLNFSIEPETKKAIHETKQITKKISLERFQDEVLKSFLGPKPSRMIQLLAEESIFQIFLPDLPAQLVTKDDILERLDQTSKELIGLQLALAFFSLFDGISLKELETILKTLKFSGQNTKDCLLFYEFLSKWETIKNSDEPNEFVLKKEYLAPVKRHFQLRIQIDAEFILKLKPIFGESISQMIRIWEEEPPLLLTDIKFNGNHLSETYPELAKTNYGMVLNYLLDLVLHSPKENEYSRLLHHSAEFISNLTK
- a CDS encoding Fur family transcriptional regulator, whose protein sequence is MAGDPSQILKKIGLKVTKNREQVLSILQGSPRPLNHQEIMEKLPKEESWDRVTIYRALSDLEEKNLLNSLHSTDRVTYFELKSDGNHIVSAAHGHLICNVCGKIECIDDPWNGIPSAKHLKGFSTESVEIVFRGKCRNCQ
- a CDS encoding ribonuclease HI family protein, producing the protein MSTKDTTFIYCDGSSRGNPGPAAIGVSFQNNDGIEFFFLSEKIGNATNNVAEWQALHRGMEEAIKQNLQKIRFRLDSELVVKQMKGEYKVKNKDLLVFKNKCESLKSSIPNFEIQYIPREQNTRADQLANIAQDAKV
- a CDS encoding class I SAM-dependent methyltransferase, which translates into the protein MTERGFGALTMFENRLRKLKKEREKWAKRESIECYRIYSEDIPQVSCILDRYPNGLVLYDKSSLRFQAEEGHDERFDRIASIVRDVFQISEEQLFLKRRKKQKGTDQYDKLSIEGNFEWVKESNLEFQINLSDYLDTGLFLDHRITRDWLRKKSKGKSVLNLFSYTGAFSVYAASGGATKTKSIDLSKTYCDWALKNLEHNGFKSANHQMINADILQWMEEETKNPNRERYDLIFLDPPTFSNSKKMREEWDVQTKHRNLLLLLLTKFLSDDGEIWFSTNFRKFKMEVDEEEWKQRGFQCINRTKESIPVDFRDEKIHQLFCIRPESTS
- a CDS encoding motility protein A is translated as MIHSTLLGILAAVLSVFVAILIEGASLRSFFHLPAMLLIVGGTLGATFASYSISQVTKAVRDTRFVLSRKKENDLKLIFFRFWEKARKDGLLSLEDEAKKLDNPFLQKGIQLIVDGSDPRTIEEILWEAHEEEEKNDLKSAKVFETAAGFSPTVGIIGTVLGLVTVLENLDGGTKVLGQGIATAFIATFYGISFANLILLPISNQLKVIAKQESNERQAIMRGILSLQSGENRRILAERIDPFVKY